ATTCCCAGAGAGCTTTGATCTAGACGTCGTGATAATAAGAAACGTTAGCCACTTCAAAGCTCTGTACATGGCAAAGCTCTTTGAAAGTCATGGAATCCCAACGGTTAATCCATTCAATATAATCCTCGAGGCGGGAGATAAACTCTTTGCAACACTAAGACTTAGCGAAAAAGTCCAAGTGCCAAGATGGGCTGCTGCATTTGATAAAGAAAGTGCAATACAAGCAATGGAGAGAATTGGATATCCTGTGGTCATAAAACCTGTCTTTGGAAGCTGGGGGAGAATGGTTAGTAAAATAAATGATTTAGATGCAGCTGAAGGAATTATCGAACATCGACAATGGATGGGAAATCCCCTTTACAAGGTTTATTACATCCAAGAATACGTTGAAAAACCTGGTAGGGACATCAGGAGCCATGTTATCGGAGGAGAATTTGTAACTGCTATTTACAGATATTCCGACCATTGGGTAACTAACACTGCAAGAGGAGGAAAAGCCATCCCATGTGAAGATGAAGAAGTTAAAGAGATCTCAATCAAAGCATGGGAAGCTTTTGGAGAAGGAGCATTGGCAATAGACATATTTGAGAGCGATAGGGGACTGCTTGTTAATG
The genomic region above belongs to Thermococcus sp. EP1 and contains:
- the lysX gene encoding lysine biosynthesis protein LysX, whose protein sequence is MKIGITYTIMRKEEIMLRDRAKEYGEVFMLHDKETIFPESFDLDVVIIRNVSHFKALYMAKLFESHGIPTVNPFNIILEAGDKLFATLRLSEKVQVPRWAAAFDKESAIQAMERIGYPVVIKPVFGSWGRMVSKINDLDAAEGIIEHRQWMGNPLYKVYYIQEYVEKPGRDIRSHVIGGEFVTAIYRYSDHWVTNTARGGKAIPCEDEEVKEISIKAWEAFGEGALAIDIFESDRGLLVNEVNPAMEFKNVVRVTGVDVAKKVVEYAVEVAKK